From Pseudomonas hormoni:
CGACTGAGTCACCGCGTTTGCGTTTTTTACTCCACAGGTCGGAGGCTTCATGAATACGACGTCATGCGTAGTAGTGGTCGGGTACAACGGCAACCGGGTTCACGATATCCAGAAGCTGCGTGACCTCTGCAAGACGCTCTATAACGCCAGGCTGATCCTGGTGGTGGAGCAGATTCAACCCGATGACGATCAGGTGGCGGATCACGTCTGCACGGCCTCGATGGCATCGCAGGACATCGCCGACTCTGTCGATCTGCTGGTCGGTTGCCTGGGTGCCGATTGCTGGAAGCTGATCGGTGTCCTGCCGTTTTCCGACCGTGGTGTGTTGCTGGGTGCCGCGTTGGCCACACATTTCGACCTGCCCGGCATTACCCCTGGCGAGGCGCGGGCGGGGCTTGATAAACAGATTTTTCGCAAACTGGAAGCGGCCGCCGACACAGCGCCGGAGGATTACCGCGCCGTGTTTTCCACACGTATCGAAAGCCTGGGCGAACTGCGTCAGCGGGTGGTCGAACTGGGCGGCAAAGCCTTCATCAAGCCGGCCTGCGAAGGTGCGAGCAGAGGTTGCCGGGTCATCCACCACCCGTCCGAATGCGACGAAGCCTGGCAGGCGCTCAAGCCCTATCGCGAAGGCGGCATCGTCCTCGAAGAGTTGATTCAGAACGCCCGGGAATACAGCTGGGATTACGTCGCGGGCAGCACCTGGGTCACCGAGAAAACCACCACCGAAGGCGCCTATCGCGCAGAAATCCAGCAAGTGGTGCCGGCGCCGTTGGCGGCTGATGTACAGGCGCGCCTGGCGGCTGCCGGTCGGCACATGTCTGGACTGGTCTCGCTGGAAAACGGTGCCTATCACAACGAGATCTTCCTGCGCCGCGACGGCCTGACCTCGGCGGTGGAAACCAACATGCGCCCCGGCGGCATGCACATCTGGGACCTGGCGCGTCTGGCGTTTGTCGATTTCGATCCATGGGAACGCTGGGTCCGCTGGGCGGTTGAAGGCAAGGTCGACCATCACGATCCCGTTGCCCGTGGCTATTGCGGCATTCGCCTGCTCCGGGCGCCGGCCGGCGGTCTTTTGCGCTACGTACCCGACATCCAGTCCCTGGCCCGGGAGTTGAACATCGAGCTGGTCGAGGCGGTGTACGCCAAGCGCCTCAGTGATTCAGTCACCGCACTGGTGAAAGACAACACGTCGTTTATCGGCCACATCGTGTTGTTCAGCGAAGACTACGGGCAGCTCAGCGACAACCTGCTGCGCCTGGCAGAGGCGATCGAATCGAGTGTCGAAGTCACTTGCCTGGCTGTGCCGGCGAGAGCCGTGGGTTGAGCCTTCGGGATCAATGTTTCAAGCATTATTGGTTTAAGAGGGTTGAGTGAATGATTGAGCAAAAAATGTCGTGTGACGAACGTTTCATCGCCCTGGCGAAAGAACTCAACTACGACATCTACGGCGAGAACACCGTGGGCGGACGTTACGCACCGCTGGTTCGGCATCACGATGAAATCTACATCAGCGGTCTGGTGCCGCGCATGAGCGGCAAAATGCAATACCCGGGCAGGGTCGGGCTGGAGCTCAGCCTGACGGATGCACAAGCGGCCGCCAGCATCAGCGCCATGCGCGGGCTGGCACTGATCGTGGATGCCATCGGTTCGCTGGACAAAATCAAGTCGTTGATACGGGTGACGGTTTACGTGAAGTGCACGGCGGACTTTGTTGATCTCAGTGAAG
This genomic window contains:
- a CDS encoding ATP-grasp domain-containing protein, with translation MNTTSCVVVVGYNGNRVHDIQKLRDLCKTLYNARLILVVEQIQPDDDQVADHVCTASMASQDIADSVDLLVGCLGADCWKLIGVLPFSDRGVLLGAALATHFDLPGITPGEARAGLDKQIFRKLEAAADTAPEDYRAVFSTRIESLGELRQRVVELGGKAFIKPACEGASRGCRVIHHPSECDEAWQALKPYREGGIVLEELIQNAREYSWDYVAGSTWVTEKTTTEGAYRAEIQQVVPAPLAADVQARLAAAGRHMSGLVSLENGAYHNEIFLRRDGLTSAVETNMRPGGMHIWDLARLAFVDFDPWERWVRWAVEGKVDHHDPVARGYCGIRLLRAPAGGLLRYVPDIQSLARELNIELVEAVYAKRLSDSVTALVKDNTSFIGHIVLFSEDYGQLSDNLLRLAEAIESSVEVTCLAVPARAVG
- a CDS encoding RidA family protein; this encodes MIEQKMSCDERFIALAKELNYDIYGENTVGGRYAPLVRHHDEIYISGLVPRMSGKMQYPGRVGLELSLTDAQAAASISAMRGLALIVDAIGSLDKIKSLIRVTVYVKCTADFVDLSEVANGASDVFSHVLGDAGKHTRTTVGVYQLPKNAAVEVDMIVALRPSVL